Proteins encoded by one window of Nocardioides euryhalodurans:
- a CDS encoding aspartate kinase — MGIVVQKYGGSSLADAAAVKRVARRIVESKRAGHDVVVAVSAMGDSTDELLDLANDVSPLPPARELDMLLTAGERISMALVAMAISDLGFTARSFTGSQAGVITDSVHGKAKIIDVTPGRISSALDDGHVVIVAGFQGVSQDTKEITTLGRGGTDTTAVALAAALHADHCEIYTDVDGVFTADPRIVPTAHKLDRVSYEEMLELAACGAKILHLRCVEYARRYDIPIHVRSSFSQLEGTWVVPESAVDADSPEGEPMEQAIIAGVAHDRSEAKITVVGVPDKVGEAARIFEALADAEINLDMIVQNVSAAATSLTDISFTLPRADGQTAMKALAALSDEVGFASLLYDDKIGKISLIGAGMRSHPGVSAKFFSSIAAAGVNIQMISTSEIRISVIVDEGLVDDAVAAAHSAFDLDADEVEAVVYGGTGR, encoded by the coding sequence GTGGGCATTGTCGTGCAGAAGTACGGCGGCTCCTCCCTCGCCGACGCCGCAGCCGTCAAGCGGGTGGCGCGCCGGATCGTGGAGAGCAAGCGCGCCGGACACGACGTCGTGGTGGCCGTCTCGGCCATGGGTGACTCGACCGACGAGCTGCTCGACCTGGCCAACGACGTCAGCCCGCTACCGCCCGCCCGCGAGCTCGACATGCTGCTCACGGCCGGCGAGCGGATCTCGATGGCGCTCGTGGCGATGGCGATCTCCGACCTGGGGTTCACCGCGCGCTCGTTCACCGGTTCCCAGGCGGGCGTGATCACCGACTCGGTGCACGGCAAGGCCAAGATCATCGACGTCACGCCGGGCCGGATCTCCAGCGCCCTCGACGACGGTCACGTCGTCATCGTCGCCGGTTTCCAGGGGGTCAGCCAGGACACCAAGGAGATCACCACCCTCGGGCGTGGCGGCACCGACACCACCGCCGTCGCGCTGGCTGCGGCGCTGCACGCCGACCACTGCGAGATCTACACCGACGTCGACGGCGTCTTCACCGCCGACCCCCGCATCGTCCCGACCGCCCACAAGCTCGACCGCGTCTCCTACGAGGAGATGCTCGAGCTGGCGGCCTGCGGCGCCAAGATCCTCCACCTGCGGTGCGTCGAGTACGCCCGTCGCTACGACATCCCGATCCACGTCCGCTCCTCGTTCAGCCAGCTGGAGGGCACCTGGGTGGTGCCCGAGAGCGCGGTGGACGCCGACTCCCCGGAGGGAGAACCCATGGAACAGGCCATCATCGCCGGCGTCGCGCACGACCGCAGCGAGGCCAAGATCACGGTCGTCGGGGTGCCCGACAAGGTCGGCGAGGCCGCCCGGATCTTCGAGGCCCTCGCCGATGCGGAGATCAACCTGGACATGATCGTCCAGAACGTCTCCGCTGCCGCGACCAGCCTCACCGACATCTCCTTCACGCTCCCGCGGGCCGACGGCCAGACCGCGATGAAGGCGCTGGCGGCGCTGAGCGACGAGGTCGGCTTCGCCTCGCTGCTCTACGACGACAAGATCGGCAAGATCTCGCTGATCGGCGCCGGCATGCGCTCGCACCCGGGGGTGAGCGCCAAGTTCTTCTCCTCGATCGCGGCCGCCGGCGTCAACATCCAGATGATCTCGACCTCCGAGATCCGGATCTCGGTGATCGTCGACGAGGGCCTGGTCGACGACGCCGTCGCGGCAGCCCACTCCGCGTTCGACCTCGACGCCGACGAGGTCGAAGCCGTGGTCTACGGGGGGACCGGCCGATGA
- a CDS encoding WhiB family transcriptional regulator, with the protein MWIEDWAPSAACRQAQPDALFVRGAEQNKAKLVCGGCPVRTECLAEALDNQIEWGVWGGMTERERRALLRRRPGASWRSVLEAAREEQAVPASH; encoded by the coding sequence ATGTGGATCGAGGACTGGGCACCGTCGGCGGCTTGCCGCCAGGCACAGCCCGACGCACTCTTCGTGCGCGGCGCGGAGCAGAACAAGGCCAAGCTGGTGTGCGGCGGTTGCCCCGTGCGCACCGAGTGCCTGGCCGAGGCACTGGACAACCAGATCGAGTGGGGTGTGTGGGGCGGCATGACCGAGCGTGAGCGCCGAGCCCTGCTCCGGCGCCGGCCGGGTGCCTCCTGGCGGTCCGTGCTCGAGGCAGCGCGCGAGGAGCAGGCCGTCCCGGCCAGCCACTGA
- a CDS encoding penicillin-binding protein — MSVPPDERLPARRILSHLGVMAAVSVVMGVMVAGLAIPFAGVVGVGTRDVARSMDTLPAELAVEPLAQKTKILDSDGNLIASLYDENRVNVPLTQISRTMVKAIVSIEDYRFYEHGALDLRGTLRALVTNQAANGVVQGGSSITQQMVKLTLVSQADTKAERIAATDDTFARKVRELRYAIAFEEKYSKDWILERYLNIAYFGDGAFGIQSAARHYFDKNAKDLNLRESAMLAGLVKNPTGLDPTNSPDEALDRRNVVLDRMAQLDVISQRKADKTKKTDLGLRVQPTDNGCVNSRAPFFCDYVTNVLMKDPSLGRTRDARKQLLRTGGLTIRTTVDLRFQAAADQAVRNNVNPTDQAIGGLAMVEPGTGDVKALAQSRPMGPDKSKGQTFLNYVVPQEYGDSAGFQAGSTFKAFILAQALIDGVQPDTTLTVPAQESIPENQFTTCGENGNEIPYASSTIWDPANFDFAGGTFNLYTGTQRSVNTFFANLELLTGLCKPYELAKQMGVDLTNPDLERVPSFTLGVVDTSPLEMAEAYATFAARGEHCDSRAVTSIEDAEGNLLKEYGSQCNQVMSNAVADTVNDILKGVLAPGGFGEAITMTQEDAGKTGTTQSARAVWFVGHTPNLATAAMVAGANSFGQPIGLEGLTVGGETIYSASGSGTAGPMWGEAMGNVEQYLEDAFFTPPDLSALGGATTTVPSTGGLSIESARRVLEDAGFNVLVGPPVNSEYPEGTVAYSDPGSGTGAPRGTAISIYPSTGFVPAPPPPPSGGGGNGGGNGGDGGNGGGGGGGGGNDGPGGGGRGGGGGRD, encoded by the coding sequence ATGTCCGTGCCCCCCGACGAGCGTCTGCCTGCCCGCCGCATCCTCTCCCACCTCGGGGTGATGGCTGCGGTCTCCGTGGTGATGGGCGTGATGGTAGCCGGTCTCGCCATCCCCTTCGCCGGTGTGGTCGGCGTCGGTACGCGTGACGTCGCCCGCAGCATGGACACCCTCCCCGCGGAGCTCGCGGTGGAGCCGCTGGCGCAGAAGACGAAGATCCTCGACAGCGACGGCAACCTCATCGCCTCGCTCTACGACGAGAACCGCGTCAACGTCCCGCTGACCCAGATCTCGCGCACCATGGTCAAGGCGATCGTCTCGATCGAGGACTACCGCTTCTACGAGCACGGGGCGCTCGACCTGCGCGGCACCCTCCGCGCGCTGGTCACCAACCAGGCCGCGAACGGCGTGGTCCAGGGCGGCTCCTCGATCACCCAGCAGATGGTGAAGCTGACCCTGGTCAGCCAGGCCGACACCAAGGCCGAGCGGATCGCCGCCACCGACGACACCTTCGCCCGCAAGGTGCGCGAGCTGCGCTACGCCATCGCCTTCGAGGAGAAGTACTCCAAGGACTGGATCCTCGAGCGCTACCTCAACATCGCCTACTTCGGCGACGGCGCGTTCGGCATCCAGTCGGCGGCCCGCCACTACTTCGACAAGAACGCCAAGGACCTCAACCTGCGGGAGTCGGCGATGCTGGCGGGCCTGGTCAAGAACCCGACCGGGCTCGACCCCACCAACTCCCCCGACGAGGCCCTCGACCGGCGCAACGTGGTGCTGGACCGGATGGCGCAGCTCGACGTGATCTCGCAGCGCAAGGCCGACAAGACGAAGAAGACCGACCTCGGCCTCCGGGTGCAGCCCACCGACAACGGCTGCGTGAACTCGCGCGCCCCGTTCTTCTGCGACTACGTCACCAACGTCCTCATGAAGGACCCCTCGCTCGGCAGGACCCGCGACGCCCGCAAGCAGCTGCTGCGGACCGGCGGCCTCACCATCCGCACCACCGTGGACCTGCGCTTCCAGGCGGCCGCCGACCAGGCGGTGCGCAACAACGTCAACCCGACCGACCAGGCGATCGGCGGGCTGGCGATGGTCGAGCCCGGCACCGGTGACGTCAAGGCGCTCGCCCAGTCGCGTCCGATGGGCCCCGACAAGTCCAAGGGCCAGACGTTCCTCAACTACGTCGTCCCGCAGGAGTACGGCGACTCGGCCGGCTTCCAGGCAGGATCGACCTTCAAGGCCTTCATCCTCGCCCAGGCACTCATCGACGGCGTGCAGCCCGACACCACCCTGACGGTGCCGGCCCAGGAGTCCATCCCCGAGAACCAGTTCACGACCTGCGGCGAGAACGGCAACGAGATCCCGTACGCCAGCTCCACGATCTGGGACCCTGCCAACTTCGACTTCGCGGGCGGGACGTTCAACCTCTACACCGGCACCCAGCGGTCGGTGAACACCTTCTTCGCCAACCTCGAGCTGCTCACCGGGCTGTGCAAGCCCTACGAGCTGGCCAAGCAGATGGGCGTCGACCTGACCAACCCCGACCTCGAGCGGGTGCCGTCCTTCACGCTCGGCGTCGTCGACACCAGCCCGCTCGAGATGGCCGAGGCGTACGCCACCTTCGCCGCCCGCGGCGAGCACTGCGACTCCCGTGCGGTGACCTCGATCGAGGACGCCGAGGGCAACCTGCTCAAGGAGTACGGCTCCCAGTGCAACCAGGTGATGTCCAACGCGGTGGCCGACACCGTCAACGACATCCTCAAGGGCGTCCTCGCGCCGGGCGGATTCGGCGAGGCCATCACGATGACCCAGGAGGACGCCGGCAAGACCGGCACCACCCAGAGCGCACGTGCGGTGTGGTTCGTCGGCCACACCCCCAACCTCGCGACCGCGGCGATGGTCGCCGGCGCCAACTCCTTCGGCCAGCCGATCGGCCTGGAGGGCCTCACGGTCGGCGGCGAGACGATCTACTCGGCCTCCGGCTCCGGCACCGCCGGCCCGATGTGGGGCGAGGCGATGGGCAACGTCGAGCAGTACCTCGAGGACGCCTTCTTCACACCCCCCGACCTCAGCGCGCTCGGTGGCGCCACGACCACCGTGCCGAGCACCGGCGGACTCTCGATCGAGAGCGCGCGCCGGGTGCTCGAGGACGCCGGCTTCAACGTGCTGGTGGGCCCGCCCGTCAACTCCGAGTACCCCGAGGGCACGGTCGCCTACAGCGATCCCGGCTCCGGCACCGGCGCCCCCAGGGGCACGGCCATCTCGATCTATCCCTCCACCGGCTTCGTCCCCGCACCCCCGCCCCCGCCGAGCGGCGGCGGCGGGAACGGCGGCGGCAACGGCGGTGACGGTGGCAACGGCGGTGGCGGCGGCGGTGGCGGCGGCAACGACGGTCCCGGCGGTGGCGGCCGCGGCGGTGGCGGCGGCCGGGACTGA
- a CDS encoding metallophosphoesterase gives MSFPALARVLGGGVLAGAAVTAYAVAETRRFVLREVSVPLLPAGHVPLRVLHLSDLHLTPRQQRKQEWLRTLADLEPDLVVNTGDNLAHRDALPALLACLDGLLDVPGVFVLGSNDYFAPTLRNPLRYLLPDDGTRRTSSEELAWRELKEAYDEAGWLDLTNTRAAFSVGGTSIAFAGVDDPHLEYDRLDDVAGTADPTADVRLAVAHAPYLRVLDQFAADGYDAIVAGHTHGGQVCLPWHGALVTNCDLEPARAKGLHRHPADSRPGDPGSAWLHVSAGLGTSPYTQVRVACRPEATLMTLTARA, from the coding sequence ATGTCTTTCCCCGCCCTCGCCCGCGTGCTCGGAGGCGGCGTCCTCGCGGGCGCCGCGGTCACCGCGTACGCCGTCGCCGAGACCCGGCGCTTCGTGCTGCGGGAGGTGTCCGTGCCGTTGCTGCCCGCCGGTCACGTGCCGCTCCGGGTGCTCCACCTCAGCGACCTTCACCTGACGCCGCGGCAGCAGCGCAAGCAGGAGTGGCTGCGCACGCTCGCCGACCTCGAGCCCGACCTGGTCGTCAACACCGGTGACAACCTCGCGCACCGCGACGCGCTGCCCGCGCTGCTCGCCTGCCTCGACGGGCTGCTCGACGTCCCGGGCGTCTTCGTGCTCGGCTCCAACGACTACTTCGCACCCACGCTGCGCAACCCGCTGCGATACCTGCTCCCCGACGACGGCACCCGCCGCACCAGCAGCGAGGAGCTGGCCTGGCGGGAGCTGAAGGAGGCCTACGACGAGGCCGGCTGGCTCGACCTCACCAACACCCGGGCCGCGTTCTCCGTCGGGGGCACCAGCATCGCCTTCGCGGGTGTCGACGACCCCCACCTGGAGTACGACCGTCTCGACGACGTCGCCGGGACGGCCGACCCGACGGCCGACGTCCGGCTCGCCGTCGCCCACGCGCCGTACCTGCGGGTGCTCGACCAGTTCGCCGCCGACGGCTACGACGCGATCGTCGCCGGGCACACCCACGGCGGCCAGGTGTGCCTGCCCTGGCACGGAGCACTGGTGACGAACTGCGACCTCGAGCCTGCGCGGGCGAAGGGGCTCCACCGTCATCCGGCCGACTCGCGGCCCGGCGACCCGGGGTCGGCCTGGTTGCACGTGTCGGCCGGGCTCGGCACCTCGCCGTACACCCAGGTGCGCGTCGCGTGCCGTCCCGAGGCGACGCTGATGACGCTCACGGCGAGGGCCTGA
- a CDS encoding DUF5063 domain-containing protein, whose product MTDVTGEVETIDRGFAAQIADQVESFLLALRAVAREGDGGRGISLLLLEISQISLAGARLGAQQDFTPRTEYQPDVGPEADVEELRLALAALLGNVDTYSFVFDPYLPEVVESQLSDDLTSMASDLENGLRHYRSGDIAEALWWWQFSYVSNWGNLAGAALNALLSVVAHDRLDVELESEQEQIEAAEAVLDVDED is encoded by the coding sequence ATGACTGACGTGACTGGCGAGGTCGAGACGATCGACCGGGGCTTCGCGGCCCAGATCGCCGACCAGGTGGAGTCCTTCCTCCTGGCGCTGCGGGCGGTCGCCCGCGAGGGCGACGGAGGCCGCGGGATCTCGTTGCTGCTGCTCGAGATCTCCCAGATCTCGCTCGCCGGCGCGCGGCTCGGCGCCCAGCAGGACTTCACGCCCCGGACCGAGTACCAGCCCGACGTCGGGCCCGAGGCCGACGTCGAGGAGCTGCGGCTGGCCCTCGCCGCGCTGCTCGGCAACGTCGACACCTACAGCTTCGTCTTCGACCCCTACCTCCCCGAGGTGGTCGAGAGCCAGCTGTCCGACGACCTCACCAGCATGGCTTCCGACCTCGAGAACGGCCTGCGCCACTACCGCAGCGGCGACATCGCCGAGGCGCTGTGGTGGTGGCAGTTCTCCTACGTCTCCAACTGGGGCAACCTGGCCGGCGCAGCGCTCAACGCGCTGCTGTCGGTGGTCGCCCACGACCGGCTCGACGTCGAGCTGGAGTCGGAGCAGGAGCAGATCGAGGCCGCCGAGGCCGTGCTGGACGTCGACGAGGACTAG
- a CDS encoding GatB/YqeY domain-containing protein — protein MSALKDRLRADLTTAMKARDEIRAGTLRMVLTAVTNAEVSGKVARELSDDDVVGVLSTEAKKRREAATAFEDGGRAEMAARERAEAEVIADYLPAQLSEEEIVALVTAAVEQVGAAGEGMRAMGKVMGVVTPQVKGRADGAVVAAEVRRQLA, from the coding sequence ATGAGTGCTCTGAAGGACCGTCTCCGTGCCGACCTCACGACCGCGATGAAGGCGCGTGACGAGATCCGGGCGGGCACGCTCCGGATGGTGCTGACCGCCGTCACCAACGCTGAGGTGTCGGGCAAGGTCGCCCGCGAGCTCAGCGACGACGACGTGGTGGGCGTGCTCTCGACCGAGGCCAAGAAGCGGCGCGAGGCCGCGACCGCCTTCGAGGACGGCGGCCGGGCCGAGATGGCGGCCCGGGAGCGTGCCGAGGCCGAGGTGATCGCCGACTACCTGCCCGCGCAGCTCTCCGAGGAGGAGATCGTCGCGCTGGTCACCGCCGCCGTCGAGCAGGTCGGCGCCGCCGGTGAGGGGATGCGTGCGATGGGCAAGGTGATGGGCGTGGTCACGCCCCAGGTCAAGGGGCGCGCCGACGGCGCCGTCGTGGCTGCGGAGGTACGCCGCCAGCTGGCCTGA
- a CDS encoding aspartate-semialdehyde dehydrogenase, translating to MRLGIVGATGQVGVAMRQILEERAFPLDEIRFFASARSAGTALPYAGREVVVEDAATADPAGLDIALFSAGATASRALAPRFAEAGAIVVDNSSAFRMDPDVPLVVSEVNPGAIAEARRGIIANPNCTTMAAMPVLRPLHEEAGLVRLIASTYQAVSGSGVAGVEELAGQVAAAGDKARELAYDGEAVAFPSPEKYARTIAYNVLPLAGSIVDDGLGETDEEQKLRNESRKILGIPDLAVSGICVRVPVFTGHSLAVNAEFSRSLPVARAQELLAGAPGVELSEIPTPLQAAGKDPSYVGRLRHDPGVPDQRGLALFISNDNLRKGAALNTVQIAELVAASR from the coding sequence ATGAGGCTCGGGATCGTCGGCGCCACCGGCCAGGTCGGTGTCGCGATGCGCCAGATCCTCGAGGAGCGTGCCTTCCCGCTCGACGAGATCCGGTTCTTCGCCTCGGCCCGCTCGGCCGGGACGGCGCTCCCGTACGCCGGCCGCGAGGTCGTCGTCGAGGACGCCGCCACCGCCGACCCGGCGGGGCTCGACATCGCGCTCTTCTCCGCCGGCGCCACCGCCTCGCGGGCGCTCGCGCCACGGTTCGCCGAGGCGGGGGCGATCGTCGTCGACAACTCCTCGGCCTTCCGGATGGACCCCGACGTCCCGCTCGTCGTCTCGGAGGTGAACCCCGGGGCGATCGCCGAGGCGCGCAGGGGGATCATCGCCAACCCCAACTGCACGACCATGGCCGCGATGCCGGTCCTCAGGCCGCTGCACGAGGAGGCCGGTCTGGTCCGACTGATCGCCTCGACCTACCAGGCGGTCTCCGGCTCGGGCGTCGCCGGCGTCGAGGAGCTGGCCGGGCAGGTGGCGGCCGCGGGCGACAAGGCGCGCGAGCTCGCCTACGACGGCGAGGCCGTGGCCTTCCCGTCGCCCGAGAAGTACGCGCGGACGATCGCCTACAACGTGCTGCCGCTGGCCGGTTCGATCGTCGACGACGGCCTCGGCGAGACCGACGAGGAGCAGAAGCTCCGCAACGAGTCCCGCAAGATCCTCGGGATCCCCGACCTCGCGGTCTCGGGCATCTGCGTGCGGGTCCCGGTCTTCACCGGGCACTCGCTGGCCGTGAACGCCGAGTTCAGCCGGTCGCTGCCGGTCGCGCGGGCCCAGGAGCTGCTCGCCGGTGCCCCGGGGGTCGAGCTGAGCGAGATCCCGACTCCGCTGCAGGCAGCCGGCAAGGACCCGTCCTACGTCGGTCGGCTGCGGCACGACCCGGGCGTGCCGGACCAGCGTGGCCTCGCGCTGTTCATCAGCAACGACAACCTCCGCAAGGGCGCCGCCCTCAACACCGTGCAGATCGCGGAGCTGGTCGCCGCCTCCCGCTGA